GCTGGAAGGATCCCGTGGAACACACCGCATCGAGGAGCACCTCGTTGCCGTTTTTCAGGAAGAAGCGATTCTCCAATGTGTTAATCACGATGTAAGGATCCTTCGGAATCTTGCCTTCGAGGCGCTGCGCCAGGGAGTCTCTTTTCCTGGAAAGACTCTTGATTTCCCCGGCAAGCGACCCGCCGGCCGGCGAAGCGAAGATTTCCTCCGGCGTTAGCGGCCTCCATGGCGCGGTCGTCGTCGCGAAAACCGCCAGAAAAGCCGACACCAACACGACGGCCGCCAAGACGAAGAGCGAGCCATGGAGAACGCTCCTGTTGAGCACTCTATCGAGCACGCTCCAATTGAGCACCCCATCGAGCGCCCTCTCAAGCACGCGCTTTGCACTAATTTTTGACATCGCTGGCGTGGGTTCCCACGATAGCAACCTGTGTTCCCACCGGCACCCGATCGAAAAGATCATCC
This sequence is a window from Candidatus Eisenbacteria bacterium. Protein-coding genes within it:
- a CDS encoding L,D-transpeptidase, whose translation is MSKISAKRVLERALDGVLNWSVLDRVLNRSVLHGSLFVLAAVVLVSAFLAVFATTTAPWRPLTPEEIFASPAGGSLAGEIKSLSRKRDSLAQRLEGKIPKDPYIVINTLENRFFLKNGNEVLLDAVCSTGSFQRLEGPGDQKWHFKTPRGRFQILAKQANPVWVKPDWAFIEENKPIPSRQSSERIEGGSLGRFAMAFGDGYFIHGTLYKRLLGLPVTHGCIRLGDADLEIVYKSSRVGTSVLIY